Within Haematobia irritans isolate KBUSLIRL chromosome 2, ASM5000362v1, whole genome shotgun sequence, the genomic segment taaaacattaattgaacctataacttcagtctataaattctaagctaggggggctatagccccccctaggaaaattgtctagctacgctaatgaataCTATTCTCATTTTCAGTGGATTGTGATACCGTACTAGTAAAAGGAAGCATATATGATTTTTTCACTAACAATTGGCGTTGGATTAATTCGACCAATCTTTTTTATGCTCTGCACGCTGTTAAAAAATAACTCTTTTATACGGAGTTTGAGGATGACTGggagaaatagtgaaaaatcaactattgtatataaaaatttaaataaagttaaGAACTTCATAATTGTAATTAATATTGTACACTCATAGGAAAAGAATCAGGTAGTATTTGCAAACACCGACTACAAttttaactcattttacaacAAAGCCCAAATGGTCATATACGGTTACAGAGATACTCAACATAAAGAAAATTCATTAaacgtattaaaaaaaaaacaataaaaaatgtttttgcaaaACCAGCATATCTAAAATGTGAACATTTTTAacatcatttcatttttatttatttatatgttatACTAAGCCTACAAGGCCAATAATTAAAGTACAACTTGTCTTAAAGCCTAGGCAAAGAAATATAATCATAAttctaacaataataataataataaatgcaaATATGAATATAATCATAGTTATAAATGTAACTATCAAGATTGTTGAAAGTTTGTTTGAAGGGctcccacccaaaaaaaaagaaatacaacGAGTCATTCGTATGGAAGTATGTGTCCTAAACAACACCAATAAATCATAACCATTAATCAGAacggaaacaaaaaattatatattttcaagcgAAAAGCATTATTCGTATGAGAAAAAATCCTTAAGTCAATTGGAAGCAAGTTCCAGCAACGAGCAATGCGAACAAGAAAAGAGCGCTCATACAATGGGTACGTTATTCTAGGTATAATTATCTGAGTATTCCTTGTCGAGCGAGTAAAATTAAAGgcctcatttcattttatttcgcatcaaatgttaacgaaattgtttgaaataatttaaGAGTACTCATAGCAAAAAGTCTGTTGAAAACAGCAGTCCgtatctgctgttatatttttgtacttcagactctagcaaaaaatagtaaaaaatacgatctcaagcttgattaattattttctattggattaaataaagatcaataaaatcaaaatttctaattatagtaaaatttatttatccaAATGTTATCCAAAGCATATTGAAGAACAAAAAATACTTGTTTGTATAATTCTGTTCTTAAAAACtcgtaaatacgatcagcaagtaTTGCTTTCGCTTTTTCATTCTTTTGGTGTAATAACCAAAACTTTCGTCTTGAAGATTCTTCAAGACGACGCCCTATTCTGAATGTGAAACTTTGTAGGATCTGTTTaagggtgtgtgtgtgttggccTTTTGTAGAATAAACCGGGTTTTTACTTCGTAAACAGCTAATAAGATTTCTTTGACTGCATGTCAAATACAACCGCCAACTGAATCCGAATAAGTTTTTGCTGTAATtgataaaatatgttttattttcatatatatatacagattTTTTATATAACAGGTAACGTCTTAAATTGTTatctaaaaatatattcataCCATTATCCTAGCTGCGGCATCAtggttatttccatagtaatataTATATTGAGTCAAATTATGtacatttgtaatttttttaaatgttttaaatttgacAGATATGGAAAGGGAAATGCGTTATGCTAGGGACAATCTTTAAATATGCATCAAGTACATAAATCCTAGAATTCAATTtcttaaaaatcgaaatttaaatCATAAGCAACCGTAGTGCTACGCTAATTCTAAAATTATATAACTAATTGTCATCGTCATCTTTAGGTTtcataaattttccttttttctttTTCGCCGATCCATGATTTGAATTATTTCTCGAACTATCATCGTCATTCATGTGTCTCTTTTGCCCATTGacctttttatatttattgaatttattttccataGTTCGTCCTGCTCCCGCTGACTCTGAcgttttatttaaatgataaaatttagCCATATCTTCTGTTGATACTTCTGCGGTTTGATCTTTTCGCTCTGATGCTGCTTTTTCCTCTCGTTCTAATTCCAAAAGTCTTTCAATTTCCGGATTCATTCCTCGAAAACTTAAACGACCCTCTATAAGATTTTCACAGTGTACGAAACTGGGTTCGATGATAAAATTAGATTTACTATTCAACATGCGCTCCGTAATTTCACTGGAATACATCTTCTGTCCTTCTGCAGCTTCAATTTCCTTATTTACTTTTTCCTTTGTTCGCTgcataaatttcatttccaatatACCCTTAGAGAGTCGTGGCTTATTGGCTTGTTTATTGGCCATGTTTGAATTTAGAAGTATAATTCGAAATcctttgaatttataaaaatattgccgGTATTATAGGAGAGAAGAAAAACTCGTGGTGGTACTTGAAAACAAATTGTATTAGTGATGGTACATTTGTTACGATTATCGATTAGTATATTTTGTTTGCTCTAATATCTAGGGTTGCCAAGTATTCCAATTATAGCAATAAACAGACGTTCACACTAGTCACGAAATCTCGCTATTTAAGGTGGGTATACAGTTCgaatttaaggtgagtattaagttcgagtttaagcctagttctaagatcacgttttcgcgcgaaaaactgttatactccatataaaaaacgttagcgcggaataaatgcgaaatctttgttttgcgcatttttaaacacatattttaacaaccctggatttttcgcacgaaaaaatcggcacgtatattatttcgcataaataagttaacgtccctgcgtttgagaccctatttacggagatagatgaagatattcgtttttcgcagaaacgaacttagtactaagcattagccgctaaaatcgttaaattgaaaactaaatcagtaagaagaatgcatgaaattatacatatttgttgcaaattttattataacatgatggggaaaagcccaaagcaaattttcacaaagtttgtattccttaaaatggattattaaagtattaagtaatcatgaaaaaaattaggtttttagcggctaaactcgaacttaatacccacctttagccgctaaaattgtcatttttttcactaaagtgaacagtaaatcagtaaaaaaaagggataacttgatgggggaatagcccaaagcaaattttaacaaagtttgtattccttacgacattagcggctaaactcgaacttaataccaccTTTAGAACTcaaatctctttacaaatctcaagtgttcggaATTGAGATTTatagagtgaccgcaacttatatgggaCAAAAAAATgtcgccttaaccccacaaaacgaatcccttttccagatattgggatagccaaaatttgagcctacaatgattcttttacaaactatcttaaaatgcactttctctgattgtttgaaggggctcttattggtgtccttctaaatgtatccagaagggcacctaataattgcactcatgcgatacttttttgtagtaacttggcgtggtgcaacttctcaatagtgacggcgcttttccgaggagttttggatatcgtatacgactgttttcgacatagtggggattctcagaagtgccccaaattcaaaaaatgttgggagGGTTGTTGTTTACAAGTAGAAAAGGTATACATTGAGACACTTTTCAGTTCACACTGaataatacgattttaacataaaattagcCGTTGAGCTATTGATTTCTATTGACTTAAGATAAGTTAGGAGCAAACAATTGAGTTTTTGCCAACATAAAAATTGCTCAAATACAAACACAAACCCCCATgtgcacacgcacacacacattcatcttTGGGGCAGAGTCCTCGCCGGCAATTAGCAATTCGTATCGATGGGGGACACAGACATTCCGCCCGGAATAACTTATATTCTGGACGGCGTATAGTCTGTGTTTCGCTTGGCAACCCTACTACGAAAAACGTTGAAATGGAAGAATAGCACAAAAAcggtttgaaaattgaaaattatttgttaatttaaaaGGAATACACATCAATCTATATGAAATTCCCTATAATTCAAGACAATTTAAGGCAGTTCCGGAGGACTAAATTCTTAGAACGGCTTTTCACCTTTAGATATTCCAGAAAACTCGCTTGTAGTAAaaatggatcaattattttacttttaaaaGTAACCTacatcattatatacataattttgcACGAATGACATTTGCATGAATGAAATTAACAGCAATTCACTCGAGAAAATAAACAACCAAAAAATGTTCGTTGTTTATTTAACCATGTATTTATTGTTATCTGCACTACCGATTTTAAATCAttggaaatttagtttaaaacgATTACCGAATAGCTTGGTTGTTATTTTTCCTTTTTATCTCTTCTTAACGATGCGACTCAACGTTaaaattgtttagaaaattcCACTACTGTTTGCCAATTGTCAAAATTGAGTTTTCCAAATTCGTCAATCTCTTACCGCTTTCAATGTGTTTGTCACTTTATTGAagtacattattttatttagtgtTTTGCAACACTAAGCAAAAttcttgaaatatattttgtccTTCTGCATTCTGTCATTCTCTCAAGTTTCGTAATAAAAgtaccagaaaaaagtgaataaaaatACGAAATGGCGGCGGGCAATCTAACAAGCGccaaattttagaatttaattcgtgaaataataaaagtaaACGCAAACGAAAACGTTATACATTGCTGAAAAACTAAAAGTGCATTACTAGAGAACATTTCAAAAGCGATTTTGGCGCTACAAGCAAAATGGAAACGCcagaaaatacacccaaaaaatcgtatCCCCCAAAAGATGGATATGGGACTCCTCGTCAAAAGCCCACTGATAGGGAAAAACACGGAACTCCTCAAACACCTGGACGTGCTATAGGTTCCCTGGTTTTGTTAacgcaaaaatttgtcgatCTTATGATTGCAAATGGAGGAGAAATTGATCTGAAAGATGTAAGATACCACATTCGTCATGAGTTTCGTTAGAgagttgtcaaaattccaacaaaaaacAACCACCAAAAGCAATTCGTAAATGATATTGGGCGCCTATGGCAATATTATTGTTACGAACTATGTTGGTAATTCGTGTAATATGTGAGAGTGTGGTGTGTCGTGATtagaatgttttggtatatttgtTAAATATTCACCTGAGCGAGCGGGCGAGTTAGCCcgccaaataaaataaaattgttaaattctTTAAACAGGTGCAAATTGTTTACAACAATGATTTAACTAGAGTTCTTTGATCTTTTGTGTTCCCATAGGCTGCCGATATTTTGGATGTACAAAAACGCCGTATTTACGATATAACAAATGTTTTGGAAGGAGTGGGCCTCATTGAAAAAACACGTTATTCAAGTGTGGTCCGATGGAGGTAAAGGTTTTTCTCATAACGAttattcatagttttaatttaattggtttCGTTTATTTAGGGGTGGTCTGGATGGACAAAGTGATGACTCGATATTCAAAGAAGCGAAAGATACATGTGCACAATTAATCGCTCTGGAAGCTGATATTGATGAACAGTTAGACACTGCCCGCCGCAATCTCCAATATGTTAAAGAAGATGCCACGAATAGATCATTTGCATATGTAACCCGCGACGATTTACTTTCGGTTTTCGGTGATGATGTAGTTCTGACAATTCCAAGTCATGATGAAGAAGTTCAAATAACaagacgaaaggtaaaattataatATGGATATCTTCCTAAGCAtattaatataacattttttgttacaataatGTTCAAATATGTGTCAACATTGTGGTATTGTATTGTTGTTGAAAAGCATTCAGCACGAAATTGCACAGTTCCATCATATTACCTTCAAGCATTGAAAGGTGGCTTTGAAAAACATTCGTAGCATTGGAAAtatatatgtaccaatttttagtGGGGGCTTCAAATAGTACAAAGATGCATTTTACTAGTCTTCTAAATTTGATCAAATGGTTACTGTACCAATGATTAATTCGTTTCAATATCACGTCATGGCAAATATGATGAATAATTGAGaagtatttttgttatttctataattatgCCGGCTGTCATACTGATGTAACGTTTTTCTTAGCACTTTCTACCACAGAGATATTTGAGACACGAATTGTCTCATTTTATgcagtgaaaatattctttaaagatTCAAATGTTATGAAGATAACCTCAATTTCAGAATCCATTTGTTTTTCCTCAATATGACCACCTTTTTCATTGTCTGTTTCTCTGGGTCGAAAAAAAACTAGTTGCAACCGGCACGAATTAAATCTACCGGTGGTACTTGGTACTAAATGTGGTACTTGAAGGAGAGTTAGGGGTCTAGAATAACATTCAAGCTCTGAGTCGATTTACAGATTTTAAGAGAAATAGATTAGGCACAGATAATCCGCGATACATGGTACCAATCATTGAAGACTTATATTTAGATcagttttatttcgaaaaatttgtaaaaggtATTGTCCATCGCCTCTTTACCCATCTTTCTGACGATATATGGATACCACGACGAAAAACGACTTTTCTTTTGTTCACAAATCGAACCTTTGGCTTCCTCATAAGAACGAATTATAACTTTGGCTATGGTATACGTATATCCCGTATATGCCGATCCCGCATTATCATCCATGGCATCCGGATAATTGTTGATGATGTATGCGatcaatcgttagacgttgcTGACCAGTTATTTCATATTGAGGATATCTGTCAACAAATCCTCAGCcaaactattcactacatggatggCGGAAGTACGATGGCGAGATAATTCCGACTATAAattacattcgacagcctttttaagtcgtcTGCCCAAGCGACTGCAGTAGAAACATAAAGATTCGGTAGAAACAAGGACAAAGAATCCTTGTTGACTATATATaaagcaattggccggtcagtggtaaactatgcagcgccagtgtaaaCACCTTAGAAATACGGTGGGATGTCTtcacagtacacccctggatcaccaagACCAAGATCCAAGATCTTCGCAGTGCGTAGACACAATTACAATAGCAGTAGCCttccaaatcaccatcttgtggataggcacCCACcatccaggaatgtaagggttgatattcACCATATAGAtcacgagatccagcgttacaaaagagagactCTACCAGACGGACaacataccagacaggtctgaacaacaTTCATGAGGaagccagcaaaaaaattggaagttgttccagccataaatttaaaagcacttccaaaaatgtcctcttaaagatgttctttattttaactacagaaagttcttttatcaggctcacttagactattcattccattgtgataccacattggtgaacttctctcttatcactgagtactgcccgattccatgttaagctcaatgacaagggacctcctttttatagccgagcccgaacggcattccacattgcagtgaaaccacttagagaagctttgaaaccctcagaaatgtcaccagcattactgagggataatccaccgctgaaaaactttttggtgcttggtcgaaactggtttgctaaccattgcaccacggtgtctccctacctatcagtgattgatagcagcgtcacCTTTTCACTTGTCCAGCTAAACCTACCTGACTCACcatcagatcactctggacacatcccATCCTAATGTCATATTAAAAAACCATAAACcatattaaaaactgttacaataaTAACAACACTCCTGCATTACTGATTTGCGAtcgcaaaatatttttagaaaagtttattaaaacAATGTTTGGTTTATTATGTTTTACTTAGTTGGAC encodes:
- the E2f2 gene encoding E2F transcription factor 2; the encoded protein is METPENTPKKSYPPKDGYGTPRQKPTDREKHGTPQTPGRAIGSLVLLTQKFVDLMIANGGEIDLKDAADILDVQKRRIYDITNVLEGVGLIEKTRYSSVVRWRGGLDGQSDDSIFKEAKDTCAQLIALEADIDEQLDTARRNLQYVKEDATNRSFAYVTRDDLLSVFGDDVVLTIPSHDEEVQITRRKNSLHISLDNGSTIDVRLVTNQGRCSTTKPETESARHFSRLETPSPTLSASSTHSTSSGTLQQTTTKANLVTEEHTYFCNPELKEEMEALENKMTARIILQNCTAGHSLRRFFPDDPNMENPPLMPLNPPQNDYTFDLSQDEGICELYDIPCCP
- the Mpp6 gene encoding M-phase phosphoprotein 6 is translated as MANKQANKPRLSKGILEMKFMQRTKEKVNKEIEAAEGQKMYSSEITERMLNSKSNFIIEPSFVHCENLIEGRLSFRGMNPEIERLLELEREEKAASERKDQTAEVSTEDMAKFYHLNKTSESAGAGRTMENKFNKYKKVNGQKRHMNDDDSSRNNSNHGSAKKKKGKFMKPKDDDDN